A genomic region of Arachis stenosperma cultivar V10309 chromosome 9, arast.V10309.gnm1.PFL2, whole genome shotgun sequence contains the following coding sequences:
- the LOC130950434 gene encoding isoprene synthase, chloroplastic-like, whose protein sequence is MAGTQQFSSATLTASATASYRLPLIRNFPQRSTFLVNPNNKALSLTTTCAVSTTQDAQFTENNTRRSANYQPNLWDFEFLQSVENDLQVERSEERARKLEEEVRGLMKKVEIEPLSLLELMDNVERLGLTYKFEEDIKSALNNRIVPLLHHHTINKYGLHATALSFRFLRQHAFHVSPDVFESFKEEGKFKKKISGDVLGLLNLYEASYLGFEGETILDEARAFSATHLKNLLQTNQVQNKVVAEKVKHALELPYHRRVHRLEARWFIERYEQKEAHDGALLELAKLDFNIVQSVMKKELQELSRWWREIGLTSKLDFVRDRLMEVYFWALGMAPHPQLTECRKAVTKMFGLVTIIDDVYDVYGTLDELQLFTDAVDRWDVNAVETLPDYMKLCYLALYNSVNDTAYTTLREKGDNSLPYLAKSWSDLCKAFLQEAKWSNNKIIPPFDAYIRNASVSSSGGALLAPCYFSVTQDITSQAIDSITNYHGIVRSSCAIFRLCNDLATSAAELERGETTNSITSYMTENGTTEEEARESLGKLIDQEWKKMNRDVVLESAYPNVFKEIAINMARVSHCTYQYGDGLGRPDDTAENRIKLSLIEPIPIN, encoded by the exons ATGGCTGGAACACAACAATTCTCTTCGGCCACACTAACAGCGAGTGCGACTGCTAGCTATAGGCTTCCCTTAATTAGGAACTTTCCTCAAAGAAGCACCTTTCTTGTTAATCCAAATAATAAGGCTTTGTCACTTACTACTACTTGTGCTGTTAGCACTACCCAGGATGCTCAATTCACTGAAAACAATACTAGACGTTCTGCCAATTACCAACCCAACCTTTGGGACTTTGAATTTCTACAGTCGGTCGAAAATGACCTTCAG GTAGAAAGATCGGAAGAGAGGGCAAGAAAGCTAGAAGAGGAGGTGCGTGGGTTAATGAAGAAGGTAGAGATTGAACCCCTAAGCTTACTGGAATTGATGGACAACGTGGAGCGCTTGGGTTTGACCTACAAATTTGAGGAGGACATTAAGAGTGCCCTTAACAACAGGATCGTTCCATTGTTACATCATCACACTATAAACAAATATGGCTTGCATGCCACTGCTCTCTCCTTCCGTTTCCTCAGACAGCATGCTTTCCACGTCTCCCCTG ATGTGTTTGAGAGCTTTAAGGAGGAGGGAAAGTTCAAGAAGAAGATTAGTGGGGATGTGTTAGGATTGCTGAATCTATACGAAGCTTCATACCTTGGATTCGAGGGTGAAACCATTTTGGATGAGGCAAGAGCATTCTCAGCAACACATCTCAAGAACTTGCTACAAACAAATCAAGTTCAGAACAAAGTGGTGGCAGAAAAAGTGAAGCATGCATTGGAGCTTCCCTATCACAGAAGAGTGCACAGGCTAGAGGCGCGGTGGTTCATCGAAAGGTACGAGCAGAAGGAAGCCCACGACGGCGCGTTGCTGGAGCTGGCAAAGCTTGATTTCAACATAGTGCAATCGGTGATGAAGAAAGAGTTGCAAGAACTTTCAAGGTGGTGGAGAGAGATTGGGCTGACAAGCAAGCTGGATTTCGTTCGTGACAGGCTCATGGAGGTTTACTTCTGGGCACTTGGAATGGCCCCTCACCCTCAACTCACCGAGTGCCGCAAAGCCGTCACGAAAATGTTCGGCCTCGTCACCATCATCGACGATGTCTACGATGTCTATGGCACTCTGGACGAGCTGCAACTCTTCACCGACGCCGTTGACAGGTGGGATGTGAATGCGGTAGAAACACTTCCGGACTACATGAAGTTGTGCTACTTAGCCCTATACAACAGCGTGAATGACACAGCTTACACCACCCTTAGAGAAAAAGGCGATAATAGCCTTCCATATCTTGCAAAATCATGGAGTGACTTGTGCAAAGCATTCTTGCAAGAAGCAAAGTGGTCCAACAACAAGATCATTCCACCTTTTGATGCCTACATAAGGAATGCATCGGTTTCTTCATCCGGCGGGGCATTGCTTGCTCCTTGCTACTTTTCTGTCACCCAAGACATTACAAGCCAGGCTATTGACTCCATAACCAACTACCATGGCATCGTTCGCTCCTCTTGCGCCATTTTCAGGCTTTGCAACGATCTCGCTACCTCCGCG GCGGAGCTGGAAAGAGGTGAAACGACAAACTCAATCACGTCGTACATGACTGAGAATGGGACAACGGAGGAGGAAGCAAGGGAGAGCCTTGGAAAATTGATCGACCAAGAGTGGAAGAAGATGAACAGAGACGTAGTGTTGGAGTCTGCGTACCCGAATGTCTTCAAAGAAATAGCCATCAACATGGCTCGGGTTTCCCATTGCACCTACCAATATGGTGATGGACTTGGAAGGCCTGATGACACGGCAGAAAACAGAATCAAGTTGTCGCTCATCGAACCCATTCCAATTAATTGA
- the LOC130950436 gene encoding protein CMS1 isoform X2, with amino-acid sequence MGSGKEATQNEQQRKRKRKEKGKVKGVKSKKNSASASEQLRFFVDEFQSAKGVKLSSLELDSLKDSSILTLPHSSVSDSDSDVKILGNNIKAAFGASWKQVLCEPGLVPDQVLPGSPAILIVASSALRSLHLLRGFRSFTKECHAAKLFSKHMKLEEQISVLNNRVNIASGTPSRIKKLIDTEALSLSRLQVLLLDIHPDVKGYSLFTLPQVRG; translated from the exons ATGGGGAGCGGGAAGGAGGCTACTCAGAATGAACAGCAACGAAAACGAAAgcgaaaagaaaaaggaaaagtaaaaggaGTAAAGAGCAAGAAGAACTCAGCATCAGCATCGGAGCAGCTGCGATTCTTTGTGGATGAGTTTCAGTCGGCGAAGGGTGTAAAGCTTTCTTCTCTGGAGCTGGATTCCCTCAAAGACTCTTCCATTTTGACGCTACCTCATTCCTCTGTTTCCGATTCCGATTCCGATGTCAAAATCTTGGGGAATAATATAAAAGCAGCTTTCGGAGCATCATGGAAACAGGTCCTTTGTGAACCTGGCCTTGTTCCCGACCAAGTCCTTCCCGGAAGCCCTGCAATCCTTATCGTAGCTTCATCTGCTTTAAGATCCCTTCATCTTTTAAG GGGTTTCCGCTCTTTCACAAAAGAATGCCATGCTGCAAAGTTGTTCTCAAAGCACATGAAACTAGAAGAACAG ATTTCAGTGTTGAATAACCGTGTTAACATTGCTAGTGGCACACCAAGCAG GATAAAGAAGCTCATCGACACTGAGGCGTTAAGCCTTTCGCGGCTACAAGTGCTTCTTCTCGATATACATCCAGATGTAAAAGGCTACTCTCTGTTTACTCTTCCACAAGTCAG GGGATGA
- the LOC130950436 gene encoding protein CMS1 isoform X1 has protein sequence MGSGKEATQNEQQRKRKRKEKGKVKGVKSKKNSASASEQLRFFVDEFQSAKGVKLSSLELDSLKDSSILTLPHSSVSDSDSDVKILGNNIKAAFGASWKQVLCEPGLVPDQVLPGSPAILIVASSALRSLHLLRGFRSFTKECHAAKLFSKHMKLEEQISVLNNRVNIASGTPSRIKKLIDTEALSLSRLQVLLLDIHPDVKGYSLFTLPQVRDEFWDLFKNYFYQGMIQGHLRICLYGPLQSAVRLKGKPAQPLPDE, from the exons ATGGGGAGCGGGAAGGAGGCTACTCAGAATGAACAGCAACGAAAACGAAAgcgaaaagaaaaaggaaaagtaaaaggaGTAAAGAGCAAGAAGAACTCAGCATCAGCATCGGAGCAGCTGCGATTCTTTGTGGATGAGTTTCAGTCGGCGAAGGGTGTAAAGCTTTCTTCTCTGGAGCTGGATTCCCTCAAAGACTCTTCCATTTTGACGCTACCTCATTCCTCTGTTTCCGATTCCGATTCCGATGTCAAAATCTTGGGGAATAATATAAAAGCAGCTTTCGGAGCATCATGGAAACAGGTCCTTTGTGAACCTGGCCTTGTTCCCGACCAAGTCCTTCCCGGAAGCCCTGCAATCCTTATCGTAGCTTCATCTGCTTTAAGATCCCTTCATCTTTTAAG GGGTTTCCGCTCTTTCACAAAAGAATGCCATGCTGCAAAGTTGTTCTCAAAGCACATGAAACTAGAAGAACAG ATTTCAGTGTTGAATAACCGTGTTAACATTGCTAGTGGCACACCAAGCAG GATAAAGAAGCTCATCGACACTGAGGCGTTAAGCCTTTCGCGGCTACAAGTGCTTCTTCTCGATATACATCCAGATGTAAAAGGCTACTCTCTGTTTACTCTTCCACAAGTCAG AGATGAATTCTGGGACTTATTCAAGAACTATTTTTATCAGGGGATGATCCAGGGACATCTGCGTATCTGTCTCTATGGTCCACTCCAGTCAGCTGTCCGCTTAAAAGGAAAACCAGCACAACCTCTTCCCGACGAATAA